One segment of Anopheles stephensi strain Indian chromosome 3, UCI_ANSTEP_V1.0, whole genome shotgun sequence DNA contains the following:
- the LOC118510406 gene encoding AT-rich interactive domain-containing protein 2 isoform X3 — protein sequence MTTDVVKIERTNLPPMAVDETTNDASMASCNSVVSGGQPAGAGGGAAAGNTAGTPKESAKSQNLRRSVAKPTFEKDKYSFLNDLQMFHGKHGTPYLKLPKISGKEVDLHKLYSIVIGRGGWMKVNAREDWCEVIEELDLPTRCVNSEIALKQIYIRYLDRYERVNFHGEDKDPVEDDDDEKRLHRRWSVRMLHSTPSVYNHHQHNVPEGMRSSLKLSDDLYRASEYDKLILSLLSPLPNEQDFAINVCTLMSNENKHTLKVDKCPRLVYALLAHAGVFNHFSLRDTFDEYYSNIRKNSLQRFWKECLFEKPQVLELSLEDCFAKMGTDPSALIASIYQEEPEEMDTKSGNENEDEKESDFEIMSGRLNTASLRTFLSLGTGLGTNDYIGQRVLQIASIFRNLSFNEENLQLLGRNRTFIRFLIMCANARWNNLHHLGLDMLGNIANEIDINDPQSDEVTRCLVSTLSEGLEGADRGVIISCLEVLSKIAQKESNEENLNRCLNQQLYDQISLFLCLNDIMLLLYTLECIYSLTSMGEKPCNAIMHIRGVIDTLVSLVTVEAQSYGPDACILMRVVETIPGNMATHHAQGAYFQNGQMGQPNPPPTMTQLTVHKDAAGGQINANPHAVYPTPEVPKLPSLTITSKPVPSSPPVVQPAQQQMVQPAAPQPAVQQNQTAVAANNPQIVSVTRPPAADSPQIPVNVIARADPSLTVTHGTVANQQTAAATNTPAQPGHPGHAQQTITPGGVVIQSPAAAPSSIAAKHIQQQQAQESEQFAYAWLRASFEAAPAVRIEQQELYKLYLATNGKLGRKVIVPLSHFPRCVRAVFGGTVGPVQLKMEQNGVETIGYYYEGLRMRPKPLPIVHKGTVVQQHQYIPTTPSSPLLQQVLSSDQKNNVIVVNQTTISPQPAGTTMHSSPGPSAHLHTGTGTTTIMNQSGTISSTTTNPSALIKSLLANKVTTAVTDSTLSAATVGSAAAAAAVAAAAAAAAAPYSSSLSTTTITNSPTTNCLIAPNVNVHQVAQRQQMQKQKQMIEQKLHPTSSINPSVVVTSNNPNNLTNIKVGNSTISIKPGTLPTNTVITATNPHETSFNAPPPLAPLSQPGVQQGTIIKTIAATHEQMQHHATTAGKLLPNKVLSELLEKKPGEMIIAGETTIKRKFDLTDTSMEPPAKRLEGGTKTADLYAELAGSITEGEEMDEAAAQEAEQHAAKMKLQQITHHQQQQQHHHHQHQQQQQQMISMPVSMQRQIIVTPNSAQPMIISTPTANVTSNPAQLQQQQQLTSQTTATIKTESGFQTVPIILQHNAVGGGALQLQKATAPGGAIMQPSSVLAAQHQQPTQYILATNPQGQTYVVAQQPQPQPQLQQTVLLAQGQGQHGGSGQKTIIIVQQQQQQQQQQQQPPSGSGSIGQQMTVQGAMAQSQGQTQKIFLNQQGQQILMTQLPRQMIVSHAGPSVSGGTTIITSSAPSMVGGTTGTTMIAGGSGGTIIEKKPIYITTSAQGNTISFEGLPPQQLHQVQALQPTSSTGSTFQIKPYANVGHVHGQQQQHIIQQANLSTGGPVGQQTIQFIQQPGGTLVQAQGQLPSTTQSMHAPTQQIVFHGAHGSGSGGPQIIQQQIIQPATVQHAGQHIVQKVLHQQPQPTQQHLIHATMKQNPAQIITVQQQQKQPASTITTQQQQLPPSLSIQRQTGALSQSIVPAKPVPVPNVGPTVVASVSTPPPPTPGLPGGKQQIIQVVQQKIAPANNHQPGAVVRPPGAATQVTQTIVTSAPSSITSYPTHPSGSVPTATITSATQAAPVASIAGQPTPGPSTPAPAPIAPPPATSSAPITNTITIPVSVATGGTSSTSIQMIPAMDPAKIVEEDVEPSWPWVCDWRGCPRKKFQSATEVFRHACTVHCPDTVDVSADIYCQWGPGPNLCDNLPRKRFSLMTHILDRHCTVDSFKAAVQRRLAGGPQQPVQPYPVTLVRQSGSGGGGNAAGANGSAAAGGGSGERGSPAPATCTKVESGSAAESAGSATTNGPGQLSAAGPAAMHAIKRYSMDYINSKEFQDEMEGPVTKSIRLTSALILRNLVVYTNSAKRSLRMYEAHLAGVALSNVESSRTVAQLLFEMNDTGPNY from the exons ATGACGACCGATGTAGTGAAAATAGAACGGACAAACCTGCCGCCCATGGCGGTGGACGAGACGACGAACGATGCGAGCATGGCTAGCTGCAACAGCGTCGTCAGCGGAGGACAGCCTGCCGGTGCTGGTGGCGGGGCCGCCGCCGGAAACACTGCCGGAACGCCGAAAGAATCGGCCAAATCGCAAAACCTACGGCGGTCTGTTGCAAAGCCAACGTTCGAGAAGGATAAGTACAGCTTTCTGAACGATCTGCAGATGTTCCATGGGAAGCACGG CACACCGTATCTGAAGCTGCCCAAGATCAGTGGAAAGGAAGTCGATTTGCACAAGCTCTACTCGATCGTTATTGGTAGAGGCGGTTGGATGAAG GTAAATGCCCGTGAGGATTGGTGCGAGGTAATAGAAGAGCTGGACCTACCGACCCGTTGCGTAAACAGTGAAATCGCTCTCAAGCAAATCTACATCCGCTACTTGGATCGATACGAACGGGTCAACTTCCACGGCGAGGATAAAGATCCGGTcgaggacgatgatgacgagaAGCGACTGCACCGACGGTGGTCCGTCCGCATGCTGCACTCCACACCGTCCGTGtacaaccatcaccagcacaATGTGCCGGAGGGCATGCGCTCGTCGCTGAAACTTTCGGACGATCTGTACCGTGCGTCCGAGTACGATAAGCTGATCCTGTCGCTACTGTCCCCTTTACCGAACGAGCAGGATTTCGCCATTAATGTGTGCACGCTTATGTCGAACGAAAACAAGCACACGCTGAAGGTGGACAAGTGTCCGCGGCTGGTGTACGCGCTGCTGGCCCATGCCGGAGTTTTCAACCACTTTTCGCTGCGGGACACATTCGACGAGTACTATTCCAACATTCGGAAGAACTCGCTGCAACGCTTCTGGAAGGAGTGTCTGTTCGAAAAGCCGCAAGTGTTGGAACTGTCGCTGGAAGATTGCTTCGCCAAGATGGGCACCGATCCCAGCGCACTGATCGCATCCATCTATCAGGAGGAGCCGGAAGAGATGGACACTAAATCGGGCAATGAAAATGAAGACGAAAAGGAGAGTGATTTCGAGATCATGAGCGGACGGTTGAATACGGCATCGCTTCGCACGTTTCTCAGCCTTGGGACGGGGCTCGGTACGAACGATTACATTGGACAGCGCGTGTTGCAGATCGCTTCCATCTTTCGCAATCTAAGCTTCAACGAGGAAAATCTACAGCTACTGGGCCGCAACCGTACCTTCATTCGCTTTCTCATCATGTGCGCAAATGCGCGATGGAACAACCTGCACCACCTTGGGCTGGACATGCTCGGGAACATCGCGAACGAAATCGATATCAATGATCCGCAGTCGGACGAAGTGACGCGGTGCCTTGTGTCGACGCTGTCCGAAGGGCTGGAAGGTGCCGATCGGGGTGTTATCATAAGCTGCCTGGAGGTGCTGAGTAAGATCGCCCAGAAAGAGTCGAACGAAGAAAATCTCAACCGGTGTCTCAACCAGCAGCTGTACGATCAGATCAGCTTGTTCCTGTGTTTGAACGAtatcatgctgctgctgtacacgCTGGAATGTATCTACTCGCTCACCTCGATGGGCGAGAAACCCTGCAATGCCATCATGCACATCCGGGGTGTGATCGATACGCTCGTTTCGTTGGTGACGGTGGAAGCACAGAGCTACGGTCCGGATGCGTGCATTCTGATGCGTGTGGTTGAAACCATCCCGGGAAACATGGCCACACATCATGCGCAAGGCGCTTACTTTCAAAATGGCCAGATGGGCCAACCGAATCCTCCGCCAACGATGACGCAGCTGACCGTACACAAGGATGCAGCTGGTGGGCAGATAAATGCCAATCCGCACGCTGTATATCCCACTCCCGAGGTACCAAAGCTTCCTTCTTTGACCATCACGAGCAAACCAGTGCCATCCTCCCCGCCAGTCGTCCAGCCAGCTCAGCAACAGATGGTTCAGCCGGCGGCTCCACAACCCGCAGTGCAGCAGAATCAAACCGCCGTCGCTGCCAATAATCCCCAGATCGTAAGCGTTACACGTCCCCCCGCTGCCGATTCGCCACAGATTCCCGTGAATGTAATTGCTCGTGCCGATCCGTCATTGACCGTAACGCACGGCACGGTTGCGAATCAGCAGACAGCAGCGGCAACAAACACGCCCGCCCAACCGGGACACCCGGGTCACGCGCAACAAACCATTACACCCGGCGGGGTTGTTATTCAAAGTCCTGCCGCTGCACCGTCGTCGATTGCGGCCAAacacatccagcagcagcaagcgcaGGAAAGTGAACAGTTTGCCTATGCTTGGTTGCGGGCATCGTTCGAAGCAGCACCGGCCGTTCGTATCGAGCAGCAGGAGCTGTACAAGCTGTATCTGGCGACGAACGGAAAGCTGGGCCGTAAAGTGATTGTGCCGCTGTCACACTTTCCACGGTGTGTGCGCGCCGTGTTTGGTGGGACCGTCGGTCCGGTGCAGTTGAAGATGGAGCAGAATGGCGTTGAAACGATCGGGTACTACTACGAGGGTTTAAGGATGCGCCCCAAGCCATTGCCGATCGTGCACAAAGGGACAGTGGTG caacagcaccagtaCATACCGACCACACCGTCGTCTCCGCTGCTCCAGCAGGTGCTAAGCAGCGATCAGAAGAACAACGTGATTGTGGTAAATCAGACGACCATCTCGCCACAGCCGGCGGGCACGACGATGCACAGCAGTCCGGGCCCGAGCGCCCATCTgcacaccggcaccggcacgACCACGATCATGAACCAGTCCGGCACGATCagctcgacgacgacgaacccGTCCGCACTGATCAAGAGCCTGCTGGCGAACAAGGTAACGACAGCGGTCACCGATAGTACGCTCTCCGCTGCTACCGTTGGCTCggccgctgctgccgctgctgttgctgctgctgctgctgctgctgctgctccttaCTCCAGTAGTTTGTCCACTACTACCATCACCAACTCTCCTACTACCAATTGTTTGATTGCACCGAATGTTAACGTGCATCAG GTGGCGCAAAGACAGCAGATGCAAAAGCAGAAGCAAATGATCGAACAGAAGCTGCACCCGACCAGCTCCATCAACCCGTCGGTGGTGGTAACGTCCAACAACCCGAACAATCTGACCAACATAAAGGTGGGAAATTCGACCATTTCCATCAAGCCGGGCACGCTGCCCACCAACACGGTCATCACGGCAACGAATCCGCACGAAACGTCGTTCAATGCGCCACCACCGTTAGCACCACTCAGCCAACCGGGCGTCCAGCAGGGCACGATCATCAAAACGATCGCCGCCACGCACGAGCAGATGCAGCACCATGCGACCACCGCGGGCAAACTGTTGCCCAACAAGGTGCTTTCCGAGCTGCTCGAAAAGAAGCCGGGAGAAATGATCATTGCCGGCGAGACGACGATTAAGCGTAAGTTCGATCTTACCGACACGTCGATGGAACCGCCCGCCAAGCGGCTGGAAGGCGGTACAAAGACTGCCGATCTGTACGCCGAGCTGGCCGGTTCGATAACGGAAGGCGAGGAAATGGACGAGGCGGCGGCGCAGGAGGCCGAACAGCATGCTGCCAAGATGAAGCTGCAACAAATAacccatcaccagcagcagcagcagcaccaccaccaccagcaccagcaacagcagcagcaaatgattTCAATGCCCGTTTCGATGCAGCGACAGATAATCGTCACACCCAACAGTGCCCAGCCAATGATCATTTCCACGCCAACGGCAAATGTCACCAGCAATCCCGCCcagctacagcagcagcagcaattaaCATCGCAAACGACGGCCACAATTAAAACGGAGAGTGGATTCCAAACCGTACCGATCATACTGCAGCACAATGCGGTCGGTGGCGGTGCATTACAGTTGCAAAAGGCGACCGCCCCGGGTGGCGCGATTATGCAACCCTCCTCCGTACTGGCGGCACAACACCAGCAACCGACCCAGTACATCCTAGCGACCAATCCGCAAGGGCAAACGTACGTCGTGGCACAGCAGCCACAACCCCAGCCGCAACTCCAGCAAACGGTGCTGCTCGCCCAGGGCCAAGGCCAGCACGGAGGCAGTGGGCAgaaaacgatcatcatcgtgcagcagcagcagcagcagcagcagcagcagcagcaaccaccgtCCGGGTCGGGCAGCATCGGGCAGCAAATGACCGTGCAGGGAGCGATGGCCCAGAGCCAGGGACAGACGCAAAAGATTTTCCTTAACCAGCAGGGTCAGCAGATCCTGATGACGCAGCTACCTCGACAGATGATCGTCAGCCATGCCGGACCGTCGGTATCGGGTGGTACGACGATCATCACGTCCAGCGCACCTTCCATGGTGGGTGGCACGACCGGGACCACCATGATCGCCGGCGGCAGTGGTGGGACAATAATCGAAAAGAAGCCAATCTACATCACCACGAGCGCGCAGGGCAATACGATCAGCTTCGAGGGACTGCCGCCGCAACAGTTGCACCAGGTGCAGGCCCTGCAACCGACCAGCTCGACCGGAAGCACGTTCCAGATAAAGCCGTACGCGAATGTCGGGCATGTGcacggccagcagcagcagcacatcatCCAGCAGGCGAACCTATCGACGGGCGGCCCGGTTGGTCAGCAGACGATTCAGTTCATTCAACAGCCGGGTGGAACGTTGGTGCAGGCCCAGGGACAACTGCCCTCGACAACGCAAAGTATGCACGCGCCCACGCAGCAGATCGTTTTCCACGGCGCACACGGCAGCGGTTCGGGCGGTCCGCAGATCATACAGCAGCAAATCATTCAACCGGCCACGGTGCAGCATGCGGGCCAGCATATTGTGCAGAAGGTGCTGCACCAGCAACCGCAGCCGACGCAACAGCACCTGATACACGCGACCATGAAACAGAATCCGGCGCAGATAATCAccgttcagcagcagcaaaagcaaccgGCATCGACAATTACcacgcaacagcagcagctgccaCCGAGCCTATCGATCCAGCGACAAACGGGAGCCCTATCCCAATCGATCGTACCCGCCAAGCCTGTCCCGGTGCCAAACGTAGGGCCGACGGTGGTCGCCTCCGTATCGACACCTCCGCCACCGACCCCCGGACTGCCCGGTGGCAAGCAGCAAATCATTCAAGTCGTACAGCAAAAGATAGCGCCAGCGAATAATCATCAGCCAGGTGCCGTTGTTCGTCCGCCCGGAGCGGCCACTCAAGTCACGCAAACGATCGTCACAAGTGCACCATCATCGATCACATCGTATCCGACGCACCCAAGTGGAAGCGTCCCAACGGCAACGATAACCAGCGCAACGCAGGCAGCTCCCGTAGCATCGATTGCCGGCCAGCCGACACCGGGCCCATccacaccggcaccggcaccgATCGCGCCGCCGCCAGCTACATCATCGGCGCccatcaccaacaccatcaccattcCGGTGTCGGTTGCGACGGGCGGTACGAGCAGCACCTCGATCCAGATGATTCCCGCCATGGATCCGGCCAAGATAGTGGAGGAGGACGTGGAGCCGAGCTGGCCGTGGGTGTGCGATTGGCGCGGCTGTCCACGGAAAAAGTTCCAATCGGCAACGGAAGTGTTTCGGCACGCCTGCACGGTGCATTGCCCCGATACGGTCGACGTGAGTGCGGACATCTACTGCCAGTGGGGACCGGGACCGAATCTGTGCGACAATTTGCCGCGCAAGCGATTCTCGCTCATGACGCACATCCTCGATCGCCACTGTACGGTGGAT tCTTTCAAAGCGGCCGTTCAAAGGAGGCTTGCCGGTGGACCGCAGCAACCCGTTCAACCGTACCCGGTCACGCTGGTGCGCCAATCGGGCTCGGGCGGCGGTGGTAATGCGGCGGGTGCGAACGGTTCTGCAGCTGCCGGGGGTGGCTCGGGCGAACGAGGATCACCGGCACCGGCCACCTGCACGAAGGTTGAATCGGGCAGTGCGGCCGAGAGTGCCGGAAGCGCGACCACCAACGGACCGGGGCAACTGTCCGCGGCTGGGCCAGCAGCGATGCATGCGATCAAGCGCTATTCTATGGATTACATCAACTCAAAGGAGTTCCAG GATGAAATGGAAGGTCCCGTAACGAAAAGCATTCGCCTCACATCCGCCCTCATCCTACGGAATCTGGTTGTGTACACCAACTCAGCGAAAAG AAGTCTCCGCATGTACGAAGCGCACCTGGCCGGTGTAGCGCTTAGCAATGTCGAGTCGAGCCGTACCGTTGCGCAGCTTCTATTCGAAATGAATGACACTGGGCCCAACTACTAA